The genomic window TGTCCAATAAGGAGGGGAGAAAGGCGGATCTTCAGAAGTTTTGTTTCTGTTGCTTTGAAAGTTACAGCTTAGTATCCAGGGAAATGTAGCTGACAGGACCTTGATATATGGACCTTCCAAGAAGGACCCTCTCCCTCACAGGAGAGTACAGCACAGTGCATTTGGAAATAGAACTTTGGAAGATTTCTGCCCACCACATGCATCAAttacaaaacacacacattttgacTCATTCATGCCCATACATACTTCCTTACACAATAGAATTTTCATACATAACCACATACACAAATCTATCCACTCCAATATACACATCCTTTCATCCACTTGTTTTATACACCATATGTACACCTATCAGACACATAGACCCATCCAAAGTAAACACTACTACACATGTGCACTCCCAGACACCTCACATTTACTAAAACTTATACATCCCATAAAGCACAAATATACATTCAGAATTTCTCAGAAGTACTTTCCCTACGGTCATCAAAACAGGTGGTGTTCTGTAATTTTGATAGTGAATTTTTATTAGTAAAACTATTAAAATATTACTTTATGTAGAGGGCCTGATTGTTCTCTAGAGCAGCGGCACTCAACTTTTCCAAACCACTGTACACtattcaggaggctgatttgtcttgcatacccccaatccacttcacttaaaaactacttgcttacaaaatcacacacaaaaatacaaaactgtCACATCACACTAGTATTGAAAAATTACTTACTCTCTCTCATttccaattggaatataaatattgtacttacatttcactgCATATAGAGCAGTATCAATAAGTCACTGTCTGCACGAAATTGTAGTTTgtcctgacttcgctagtgctttttatgtagcctgttgtaaaactaggcaaatatctagatgagttggtgCACCCCTGgcagacctctgcatacccctggctgagaaccactgctatagagacCAATTATTTTTATCATTTCCATTCAAAAAGCATGTATGATGctcctctccttttctctctcacacagaaaTTTCTTGATATTATTAGGAATAGCTCCCTAAACTCCAAGgatcctgaggggaaaaaaaatactatGTGACTATGTAATTAAAAGTTACCATAATGCAGATGCACAAGGGGCAATTAAAATTGCATGGAAACCtaaatttcctaactttcaagggTTTCACTTTGCAATGTAAATAATATTCTTTGAACACAGATTTGTAATGTCATTTCATACATCCTTTCCAATACTTAGTAATCATTTCAGCAAGGCTTTTCCAAACTGCAGTTGACACCACAGTGATAAAGAAAATTTCCACTGTACAATTTGAATGTTAATGTTGCTTTTTAGCAAGCCAAGGTGGGTAAggtcttttattgaaccaacttcagctagtgagagagagaagcttttgatttatacagagctcttcatcaagtctgggaaaggtactcttaatggccacagctaaatacaaggtggaagagctctgtgtaggggAAAAGCTTGTCTcgcttaccaacagaagttgggccaataagagatattaccttacccacctagTTTCTcgaatatcctgagaccaacggGGCTACAAGAACACCTCATACAACAGTGTTGCTTTTTGGGAACATGCTACTGTTACAATTCTATTGTAAGCGGTCAGTTTGATAGCACTAGTCAAACCTAATGATCCAAAGAAACAAGTATAGAATCATAACAGAAGTCTCACAATGAAATTAAGCCCTAGTTCTTTAAAACCTTGCAAAAGACTACTATAGCCACAATCACTTAGTAGCTGAACGCCCACAAAATGAACATTTAAATTACACCTAGGGACACCTAGCTTTGCAAAAGCACCCTAACTTTTGGCAGCTTAAGGAGACCACAGAGAAAGGGTCACCTCTATAGTACACAAGACCCAAATTGCACAGGGCTTTTTGGTTCATAACCAgcaacccccccccctcccgccccccatggAATCTGGAACCAGTTTGGGGCCAGTGTAACGCTGGATGGAACACACCCATCACCCACCCCTCAGCCTAACACGTTAGCagccagcaaatgtgaaaaatcagaacgggGGGTGGGAGAGTAGGGTAATAGGATCCACTATAAGAtacagccccaaatatcaggcctGTCCCTATAGAATCAGGACACCTTATCACCCCCTCCCCACGCCTCCCATCCTCGAGCTGCCGACGATCAGACAATGTGCTACTCTCTGATCCGCCTCAGCCCCTGACCCGTGCTCAGCctctgcctgcccagcccccattcccccccagcgcaccgccccttccctgaggacGCAGTAACGTCCTCCCCGCCCACACGACACCCTCAAACAAGCTCAAAATGGtagcgcccccgcccccgcccccgccccctaaCTAGACAGGCCGCAGTGCCGCTCACTACACTTCCCCACACCCCCCTCCGCCGCCAGGCGGCGCAGGCGCAGTAAAGTTAGAGCGCAAGTGCCCTCAATCCCCACAGAGCAATGGCCGACAGGCCGCGCATGCGGCTTGAAGGCGGTTTTCTGCCCAAACACTACCCCACAGAGTAATGGCGTCAGTGTCTCACCGCGCATGGGCAGGAAGGCCCCGTAGGCCTCGTCGCATCCCCGGGTCAGTGGGGGTTGGCGTGTCGGCTTGGAGATGCCACAGGAGCTGGCGGCGGAACAGAGGGGACGGCTCCTGCGCTCTCTGAACACTCGGGAGCCCGCTCACGTGATCTTTTGTAATCGGAGCCCCCGGGTGGTCATCCCCATCTGGCTGGACTTCGAGGGCCAGCCACAGCCCTACCCGGTCCTGCAGCCGGGCACCGGCCGGAGGATGTACAGCTACCTCGGTGGGGACGGGCGGGGGGTGCACATCTGCCAGGGGAGGAGTGCACTCACACCTGCCAGTGTGGGGGTGCACAGCTACCTAGATGGGGGCGGGCGGGAGGTGCACAACTGCTAGGGTGGGGACGGGCGGCGGGGTGCACGGTTACCACAGTGGGGATGGGCCCGGGGTGCACCTACTTGGGTGGGGGGTGCACACCTGCCAGGGTGGGGATGGGCATGGGGTGGACCTACCAGTGTGGGGATGGACAGAGGGTGCATGCCCACCAGGGTGGGGATGGGCGGGGGGGTGCATGCCCGCCAAGGTGGGGACGAACAGGGAGTTTATTGAAGCAGGGGGGTGAAACTGATGTGTAAAGGTGAACCTTGGATGGATTTATATCAGTGGATGCCAATAAAGTATCTGATTCAAAACAGTAGGTATTGCCCACCCTGCCTGTCTTGTGGCCACTGTTTTGATGTCCAAAGGGTCCATGGCTGCCTAAGTGTGTTTATTTAAGGACCTGGCAACAGTATTGGCTCCTGGGAAATCCCTAGTGGACATAAGTTCTGACATCTATTTGAAATCCACAAGCCACAAGAAGAATTGAAACAGTTACTAATTCCAGAGctcaatttcattttaaaataaattaccttCCTCATATTTATATACAATTGAAAGATAATattaaaaaccattaaaaatatAGCTCCTTTGTTATATTTAATCTCTGTTTTGTATAGAACATCTTTATATACAATTGAAAGATAACattaaaaaccattaaaaatatAGCTCCTTTGTTATATTTAATCTCTGTTTTGTATAGAACATCTTTGGCTGTTCAGAGATGCAGAAACAGATGATGGACTTCTTGTCAATCAGACAGAGCTGTTTGTGCCTACTCGCAATGTGAATGGCCAGCCCATATTTGCAAATATCACACTTCCAGGTACAATTATAAAGAGAGTTCAATCTGCTAGAATTGAAGGGGAAATTGATGAGCTAAGATCAGAGACCTTATTCTACTTTAGTACAAGGGAGGGTGTGAATGAATCAGTTATTCAGGCAATTAATAAAAACTTTATATCAAAAATTGAAAACAAGGGATTTCTAAAGCAACATAATTAATTTCTCTTGATTACAGTTATTTACAGGGTTTTGACATTATTTAAGCCTCCCCGCTCTCTGCTTTTCTAATGTATCTTGTGATATATTTCATGATCCACTGGGGAGGGTACATAACTGCGAATCAGAAGATCTGAGTTCTGCTTCTCTCTGCCAGTGACTCTGTGATATACCTAACCTCACTGGGTCTCATTTCTCTCCATTTTGGGAAAAGTAATACCTATCTCTCAGAAGTATTGCAGGCTAAATTCATGAATGTTTGTGAGATACTTTTGACATATTTGGCTGGAGAGTGCTAGAGAAGCTCCAAGTGTCAAATTACATAAATAttaatcttctctctctctctttgcagtgTTCAGTCTGAAAGAGAGGTGTCTTCAGGTTATTCGCAGTCTGGTAAAACCAGTGGACTACAGGAGATTGGATATTGTTCGGTCATTATATGAAGATCTGGAAGATCATCCCGACATTAGGAAGGATCTTCAACGGCTGTCTCTGGAAAGAAGTTAAatgataaggaatggtgtctctgaTTTAAAATGAACATCATTCATTCCAGACTCTTAAGTGGGGAAGAAAACTCCACTGGGAAACTACTGTGTGTAAGTGATGTTAACCACATTGAAACACATTTCAAGGGCTGAGTATGTGTCAGGATTTCATGCTCTGAAAAGTGCCTGCTCTCATTTGGTTT from Gopherus flavomarginatus isolate rGopFla2 chromosome 6, rGopFla2.mat.asm, whole genome shotgun sequence includes these protein-coding regions:
- the VHL gene encoding von Hippel-Lindau disease tumor suppressor, which codes for MPQELAAEQRGRLLRSLNTREPAHVIFCNRSPRVVIPIWLDFEGQPQPYPVLQPGTGRRMYSYLEHLWLFRDAETDDGLLVNQTELFVPTRNVNGQPIFANITLPVFSLKERCLQVIRSLVKPVDYRRLDIVRSLYEDLEDHPDIRKDLQRLSLERS